A window of the Euwallacea fornicatus isolate EFF26 chromosome 15, ASM4011564v1, whole genome shotgun sequence genome harbors these coding sequences:
- the LOC136343513 gene encoding proton-coupled amino acid transporter-like protein pathetic has translation MALEKKEKYPSTFTIDNFSSTATLANNDQIKVPIGHGLQEKGEEPVYDPYEHRNLEHPNSFSGALIHLLKSSLGTGILAIPRAFKSAGLLVGLFGTVIIGILCTHTIHILVRASHKVCARSKIPSLGFANTAEEVFKQGPKPLRSWSRFAKNFVEIALILTYYCGNAVYIVFITVSMTKLFSYYFPETASWDQYFKLMILVPLILCCQVRELKHLVPFSFLANSMMVIAFGITLYYIFSGITEVKVSDRKIFTGFEGIPSFFSTVLFAMEGIGTIMPVENSMVERRFLGCSGVLNSAMTAVICLYTAIGFFGYYRYGEATDATITKNLPSDEIPAQVVQASISIAVFFTFMLQFYVPLEITWNRIKHRIPENRHNVSQILLRTGLVIFVTGIAAAGGEHLGGLIDLVGAIFFSTLGLFVPALIEIIVDWEEGWGKYNWRLIKDVLIMILALFGLVSGSYYAVLEMK, from the exons ATGGCattggaaaaaaaggaaaaatacccGTCTACCTTCACTATCGACAATTTTAGTTCTAC AGCGACCTTAGCCAACAACGACCAAATAAAGGTCCCTATTGGACATGGTCTTCAGGAAAAAGGAGAGGAGCCAGTTTACGACCCCTACGAGCACCGCAATCTTGAACACCCAAACAG TTTTTCAGGCGCCCTAATCCATCTCCTGAAAAGTTCCCTGGGCACGGGAATTCTTGCCATTCCCAGGGCGTTCAAGAGCGCTGGGTTACTGGTGGGACTTTTCGGGACGGTTATCATAGGAATTTTGTGCACGCACACCATTCATATCCtg GTGCGAGCGTCCCATAAGGTATGTGCAAGGTCCAAAATCCCCAGTTTGGGGTTTGCGAACACCGCTGAAGAGGTTTTTAAGCAGGGACCTAAGCCTTTGAGGAGTTGGTCAAGATTTGCCAA AAACTTCGTGGAGATAGCCCTGATACTGACCTACTACTGTGGAAATGCGGTTTACATCGTTTTTATTACTGTCTCAATGACGAag cttttCTCTTATTATTTCCCCGAAACGGCCTCATGGGATCAATACTTCAAGCTCATGATCCTGGTACCGTTGATTTTGTGTTGCCAAGTGAGGGAACTCAAGCATTTAGTCCCATTTTCCTTCCTCGCCAACAGCATGATGGTCATAGCTTTCGGAATCACACtctattacatattttcaggGATTACTGAAGTAAAGGTCTCCGACAGGAAAATCTTTACGGGATTTGAAG GAATTCCCTCCTTCTTTAGCACAGTGCTCTTCGCAATGGAGGGAATTGGTACCATAATGCCCGTGGAGAATTCCATGGTGGAGCGCAGATTCCTGGGCTGCTCGGGAGTTTTAAATTCTGCAATGACTGCTGTGATATGTCTGTACACAGCTATCGGGTTTTTCGGGTATTACCGATATGGGGAAGCTACTGATGCTACAATTACGAAGAATTTACCTTCAGATGAGAT ACCCGCTCAGGTGGTCCAGGCCAGCATATCAATCGCAGTCTTCTTCACTTTTATGCTCCAATTCTACGTTCCTCTAGAAATTACTTGGAACAGAATCAAGCACCGAATTCCAGAGAACCGGCACAACGTCTCCCAAATTCTGCTTCGAACCGGCCTGGTAATATTCGTGACAG GTATCGCCGCTGCTGGTGGTGAGCACCTTGGAGGCCTAATTGACTTAGTAGGAGCAATCTTCTTCTCCACTTTAGGTCTCTTTGTGCCAgctttaattgaaataatcgTGGATTGGGAGGAAGGTTGGGGAAAGTACAACTGGAGGCTCATAAAAGACGTTTTGATCATGATCCTGGCCTTGTTCGGCCTCGTTTCGGGTAGCTACTATGCGGTATTAGAGATGaagtga
- the LOC136343512 gene encoding proton-coupled amino acid transporter-like protein CG1139 gives MEVAERPKDPGLATSLNDFNSTWTLIKEQDYHFTAASGREEIKPDYNPYEHRQVEHPNGYLSAFLHIAKISLGTGILAIPRAFKSAGLVVGFIGTILVGLLCTHAIHILVKASQKVCRKTRTPSLGFADTAEGVFKLGPNALRRHSRFAKIFVEASLFSVHFLACSVYLVFISISLTELFSTHFPIVNTWDIYIFKLIILAPLLICGQVRELKHLVPFSFIANMMLLVTFATTGYYLFSEIDKVDIRERNMVTTFSGIPSFLSTVLFSMEGIGTIMPVENSMVTPSFIGCFGVLNSAMTVIITLYTAIGFFGYYKFGEKTEATITASLPRNQIVAEVAQGAIAIAVFFSFMLVFYVPVDIVWSYIKHRISKSRWNISQIILRCTMILTITGIAIAGGQNLGQLIDLVGAIFLSTLGLFVPAFLDLIVDWDEGWGAYNWRLFKDLVVMAFAIFGLVSGVFCAIQGFIG, from the exons ATGGAAGTCGCAGAGAGACCCAAAGATCCAGGTTTAGCTACTTCCCTGAATGATTTTAACTCAAC GTGGACTTTAATTAAAGAACAGGATTATCACTTCACAGCAGCTTCTGGCAGGGAAGAAATCAAGCCTGACTACAACCCCTATGAACATAGACAAGTCGAACATCCCAATGG CTATTTGAGTGCTTTTCTGCACATCGCTAAAATTTCCCTGGGTACTGGCATTCTCGCCATTCCCAGGGCTTTTAAGAGCGCAGGGCTGGTGGTAGGCTTTATAGGGACTATATTGGTGGGTCTGCTATGCACACATGCCATCCACATATTA GTAAAAGCTTCGCAGAAAGTTTGTCGGAAAACCAGGACTCCTAGTTTAGGTTTTGCGGATACTGCTGAAGGGGTGTTCAAGCTTGGTCCTAATGCGTTAAGGAGACATTCTCGATTTGCCAA AATATTCGTAGAAGCCAGTTTGTTCTCAGTGCACTTTCTTGCATGTTCAGTATATTTGGTCTTTATCTCAATCAGTCTCACAGAG CTTTTTTCGACCCATTTTCCTATAGTGAACACATGGGACATCTACATCTTCAAGCTAATTATTCTGGCGCCTCTTCTGATTTGCGGTCAAGTGAGGGAGCTCAAGCACTTAGTTCCTTTTTCCTTTATAGCCAATATGATGCTTTTGGTCACTTTCGCAACGACTGGCTACTACCTCTTTTCAGAAATTGACAAGGTTGATATCAGAGAAAGAAATATGGTTACCACCTTTTCAG GCATTCCCTCATTCTTGAGCACTGTCCTGTTCTCTATGGAGGGCATAGGTACAATAATGCCCGTGGAGAATTCTATGGTCACCCCCAGTTTCATAGGTTGTTTCGGAGTCTTAAATTCCGCCATGACCGTTATTATAACCCTCTACACCGCTATTGGATTCTTTGGATACTACAAGTTTGGGGAAAAAACTGAGGCTACCATCACTGCCAGTTTACCAAGAAATCAGAT AGTTGCAGAAGTAGCCCAAGGGGCCATTGCTATAGCCGTCTTCTTTTCATTTATGCTCGTCTTTTATGTGCCTGTGGACATCGTTTGGAGTTACATAAAGCATAGAATTTCCAAATCTAGATGGAATATTAGTCAAATTATACTGAGATGTACGATGATTTTAACTATCACAG GAATTGCCATTGCCGGAGGGCAAAATTTGGGTCAATTAATCGATTTAGTGGGGGCAATATTCCTATCCACCCTGGGTCTCTTCGTTCCAGCTTTCCTGGATTTGATCGTGGATTGGGATGAAGGTTGGGGAGCCTACAACTGGAGACTGTTCAAAGATTTAGTCGTGATGGCCTTCGCCATATTTGGCCTTGTTTCTGGGGTGTTTTGTGCGATTCAAGGCTTTATCGGATAG